One stretch of Gadus chalcogrammus isolate NIFS_2021 chromosome 14, NIFS_Gcha_1.0, whole genome shotgun sequence DNA includes these proteins:
- the LOC130403685 gene encoding PEST proteolytic signal-containing nuclear protein-like isoform X1, which translates to MAEYKRKSKLSNDDGGPETEGGRVKTKPVSSSTVGEGEVAVKRSALQIASDSDDDDEEFSAKALPAKVPKIGFGLGSQMGKKGSAISIKLGATKPKEPTPSLPAKKATMVSVFDESDDSEPEEMPPEAKMRMKNIGRETPTSAGPNSFNKGKQGFSDHQKLWERKMKTQSDHT; encoded by the exons ATGGCGGAATATAAGCGCAAGAGCAAGTTGAGCAACGACGATGGAG GGccagagacggagggaggcaGAGTGAAAACTAAGCCTGTCTCTTCTAGCACTGTGGGAGAAGGGGAGGTTGCAGTCAAACGCTCTGCCCTACAGATCGCATCGGACagcgacgatgatgatgaagagttCTCTGCAAAAGCCTTGCCGGCGAAAGTACCCAAGATAGGCTTTGGCTTGGGCAGTCAGATGGGGAAGAAGGGTAGCGCCATCTCCATCAAGCTCGGTGCCACT AAGCCAAAAGAGCCTACACCAAGTCTTCCTGCCAAAAAGGCAACAATGGTCTCTGTGTTCGACGAGTCAGACGAT AGTGAACCGGAGGAGATGCCACCAGAGGCAAAGATGAGGATGAAGAATATTGGcag GGAGACCCCGACGTCCGCCGGCCCCAACTCCTTCAACAAGGGCAAGCAGGGCTTCTCCGACCACCAGAAGCTGTgggagaggaagatgaagacccAGTCGGACCACACCTAA
- the LOC130403685 gene encoding PEST proteolytic signal-containing nuclear protein-like isoform X2: MEIASDSDDDDEEFSAKALPAKVPKIGFGLGSQMGKKGSAISIKLGATKPKEPTPSLPAKKATMVSVFDESDDSEPEEMPPEAKMRMKNIGRETPTSAGPNSFNKGKQGFSDHQKLWERKMKTQSDHT, from the exons ATGGAG ATCGCATCGGACagcgacgatgatgatgaagagttCTCTGCAAAAGCCTTGCCGGCGAAAGTACCCAAGATAGGCTTTGGCTTGGGCAGTCAGATGGGGAAGAAGGGTAGCGCCATCTCCATCAAGCTCGGTGCCACT AAGCCAAAAGAGCCTACACCAAGTCTTCCTGCCAAAAAGGCAACAATGGTCTCTGTGTTCGACGAGTCAGACGAT AGTGAACCGGAGGAGATGCCACCAGAGGCAAAGATGAGGATGAAGAATATTGGcag GGAGACCCCGACGTCCGCCGGCCCCAACTCCTTCAACAAGGGCAAGCAGGGCTTCTCCGACCACCAGAAGCTGTgggagaggaagatgaagacccAGTCGGACCACACCTAA